In a single window of the Ooceraea biroi isolate clonal line C1 chromosome 8, Obir_v5.4, whole genome shotgun sequence genome:
- the LOC105275048 gene encoding probable Ras GTPase-activating protein isoform X10, which yields MDLAAVTPLHPSLLGRPHCFQVTPSTGGPKYFSCRTAHERDQWLHSLRKSVQPDAEQTRRTDNSLQIWLLEAKGVPAKKRYFCEVCLDSTLYARTTAKLKADLCFWGEHFDFHHLPSVNTIQVNLYREADRKKKKDKNVLIGSVSIPVHNVTSRYLTEKWYPVVGDKGPLKEPPALRVKCRFQSVDILPVQVYQEFLEYLKTDYPSLCEKLEPVIGVKAKEDIATALVAVMQREKKAPQFLADLVMMDIHRIDDERLTFRGNSLATKAMEAYLKLTGDRYLQETLGAVVRGAVEGGDCEVDPLKVASVAALHKQQQNLRNAVELAWSRILSSHAHFPLELRECFRIFRERLADMGREDIADNLISASIFLRFLCPAILSPSLFNITHEYPNEKAARNLTLVAKTLQTLANFTRFQGKENFMEFMNDLLEREAPSMKNFLQLISSPLPKDAPANNSLEFDGYIDLGKQLSLLHALLRESVAAVAPSSPSIPSSRLPEILDRISLALDQPGPSPVPAAHRYPNLQNNIFRYNDPTIANSNTNLSVSATSTLSNHSTINGTIRDSNEVLQTNTLGHNSSRSPNVARAATLPRNAYMPANGKLQLQISSDDYPLEPPAFVSRSPTPITRQHRPLGPNRSGPGYRLTASASLANVNHCQTHPTSPTRSESHSNLKDSNYNITASPQSNHQPSNGGLVSQQQQQQQQQHRHNVARLQSLDIHDREDNYNHNYNVSRSASRNHCHKEENANQTQQRNYNNVSKTTVNANVVVNPPTNLTLSINHQPNNNYNNSKANNQAPANGNLDELSDLLRYADDEVSESKSQKGSQISISQLSNVASSGYQSFAAYSQSSSPVDLSSNNANAHILSAAPLAFANPVYHMESSHARTGRRDSSSSEEREGSGGGGVDSVRGVDLSPSPPSPSKNNVRNHQRNNQNQWRQNNQTHRNNSEHAQDTCCTKLRRRLSLDSTRDLSDTSEEENCTTRRSKSRSHRNIDQYEVEMYEVERLQNSVDRLRLRTRLGATEDADLDLAPDNNMKSIISRLISVEEELRREQQKMSAALSYKQRVIDAQEQQIAALGAANSRLMSTNASLLSALSKQRFNVKSQVNSEAAPLLQNIADIGELKSSSC from the exons ATGGACCTCGCGGCGGTGACGCCGCTGCATCCCAGTCTCCTCGGCAGGCCCCACTGCTTCCAGGTCACGCCGAGCACCGGCGGGCCCAAGTATTTCAGCTGCAGAACCGCTCACGAACGGGACCAGTGGTTGCACAG TTTAAGGAAATCCGTTCAGCCGGATGCGGAACAGACACGCCGTACGGACAACTCCCTGCAGATCTGGTTGCTGGAAGCGAAGGGGGTGCCCGCGAAGAAACGATACTTCTGCGAGGTCTGCCTCGACAGCACCCTGTACGCGCGAACCACCGCGAAGTTGAAGGCTGACTTGTGCTTCTGGGGTGAGCACTTCGACTTTCACCACTTACCCTCCGTCAACACGATTCAAGTGAATCTGTACAGGGAGGCAGatcggaagaagaagaaggacaaAAACGTCCTGATCG GTTCCGTGAGTATACCAGTGCACAACGTGACGTCGCGATACCTGACGGAGAAGTGGTACCCCGTGGTAGGTGACAAGGGACCGCTCAAGGAGCCTCCCGCACTGAGAGTCAAGTGCCGCTTCCAATCAGTCGACATACTTCCGGTCCAGGTGTATCAGGAGTTCCTGGAGTACCTGAAGACCGATTACCCGTCGCTATGCGAGAAGCTAGAGCCCGTGATCGGTGTCAAGGCGAAGGAGGACATCGCGACCGCCTTGGTTGCGGTGATGCAACGAGAAAAGAAGGCACCGCAATTCCTCGCCGATCTCGTCATGATGGACATTCATCGAATAG ATGACGAGAGGCTCACGTTCCGAGGGAACTCGTTAGCCACGAAGGCGATGGAAGCCTACTTGAAGCTAACCGGAGACAGATACCTGCAAGAGACCTTGGGGGCCGTCGTGAGAGGCGCGGTTGAAGGTGGCGACTGCGAAGTGGACCCGCTCAAGGTCGCTTCTGTCGCCGCGCTGCACAAGCAACAGCAGAATCTTCGCAACGCCGTCGAGCTGGCCTGGAGCAGGATACTGTCGAGCCACGCGCACTTCCCGCTGGAACTGCGCGAGTGCTTCCGCATCTTTCGCGAGCGTTTGGCCGACATGGGCCGCGAGGACATCGCGGACAATCTCATCTCCGCGTCCATCTTCCTGAGATTCCTCTGCCCCGCCATTCTCAGCCCATCTCTTTTCAACATTACGCACG AGTATCCGAACGAGAAAGCAGCGCGGAATCTCACTCTAGTGGCGAAAACCCTTCAAACCCTCGCAAACTTTACGAGATTCCAGGGCAAGGAAAACTTCATGGAGTTCATGAACGATCTGCTCGAGCGCGAAGCTCCGTCTATGAAGAACTTCTTGCAATTAATTAGC AGCCCACTGCCAAAGGACGCGCCGGCCAACAACTCGCTCGAGTTCGACGGCTACATAGACCTAGGCAAGCAATTGTCTCTGCTGCACGCTCTCCTGCGAGAAAGTGTGGCGGCGGTCGCCCCGTCCTCGCCGTCGATACCATCGTCGCGACTGCCCGAGATTCTTGACAGGATCTCCCTGGCCTTGGACCAGCCGGGACCCAGCCCTGTGCCCGCGGCGCACCGTTACCCGAATTTGCAGAACAACATCTTCCGCTACAACGACCCGACGATCGCCAACAGCAACACGAATCTCTCCGTCTCGGCCACGTCGACGTTGAGCAATCACAGCACGATCAACGGCACGATCAGGGACAGCAACGAGGTGCTGCAGACCAACACGCTCGGGCACAACAGTTCGCGCAGCCCGAACGTTGCTCGGGCGGCTACTCTGCCACGAAACGCCTACATGCCGGCGAACGGCAAGCTTCAGCTACAGATCAGCTCGGACGATTACCCGCTCGAACCACCAGCGTTCGTGTCGCGCTCGCCGACGCCGATTACACGGCAACACAGGCCACTCGGACCGAATCGCTCCGGTCCGGGTTACAGGCTGACGGCCAGCGCGAGCCTGGCGAACGTGAACCACTGCCAGACGCACCCGACGAGCCCAACGCGCTCGGAGAGCCACAGCAATCTGAAGGATTCCAACTACAACATTACCGCGTCGCCGCAGAGCAACCATCAGCCCAGCAACGGCGGCCTGGtctcgcagcagcagcaacagcagcagcaacagcaccGGCACAACGTCGCGCGGTTGCAGAGCCTTGATATCCACGATCGCGAGGATAACTATAATCACAACTACAACGTCTCGCGATCAGCTAGCCGAAACCACTGTCACAAGGAGGAGAACGCCAATCAGACGCAGCAGCGTAATTACAACAACGTTTCGAAGACCACGGTGAACGCCAACGTGGTCGTGAATCCGCCCACGAATCTCACGTTGTCCATCAATCATCAGCCCAACAACAACTACAACAATTCAAAAGCGAACAACCAGGCACCGGCCAACGGCAACCTCGACGAGCTGTCTGATCTGCTGCGATATGCGGACGATGAAGTGTCCGAGTCGAAGTCACAGAAGGGCTCGCAGATCTCTATCTCGCAGCTGAGCAACGTCGCCTCCTCCGGCTACCAGAGCTTTGCTGCTTACAGCCAAAGTTCGAGCCCGGTAGATCTCAGCAGCAACAACGCGAACGCGCACATCCTAAGCGCGGCGCCGTTGGCGTTCGCCAATCCCGTCTACCACATGGAGTCGAGCCACGCGAGAACCGGCAGACGCGACAGCAGCAGCTctgaggagagagagggaagcgGAGGCGGCGGCGTCGACAGCGTGAGAGGCGTCGATCTCAGCCCGTCGCCGCCATCACCGTCCAAGAACAATGTGCGGAATCACCAGAGGAACAACCAGAATCAATGGCGGCAGAACAATCAGACGCACCGAAACAACTCGGAGCACGCGCAGGACACATGTTGTACAAAACTGCGAAGGAGACTCTCCCTCGACTCGACGAGGGATCTGTCGGACACCAGCGAGGAGGAGAACTGCACCACCAGGCGGAGCAAGTCCCGCAGTCATCGAAATATTGATCAG TACGAAGTGGAAATGTATGAGGTGGAGAGGCTGCAGAATAGCGTAGACCGGCTGCGATTGCGCACGCGATTAGGCGCCACCGAGGATGCCGATCTAGACCTCGCGCCCGACAACAACATGAAGAGCATCATCTCCAG GTTGATCTCCGTGGAGGAGGAGCTGCGTCGCGAGCAGCAGAAGATGTCGGCGGCGTTGTCGTACAAGCAGCGCGTGATCGACGCGCAGGAGCAGCAAATAGCCGCCCTGGGCGCCGCGAATTCGCGCCTCATGTCGACCAACGCGAGCCTGCTGTCGGCGCTGAGCAAGCAGCGCTTCAACGTCAAGTCCCAGGTGAACAGTGAGGCCGCGCCCCTGCTGCAGAACATTGCTGACATCGGCGAACTCAAGAGCTCGTCGTGCTAA